One Astyanax mexicanus isolate ESR-SI-001 chromosome 3, AstMex3_surface, whole genome shotgun sequence genomic region harbors:
- the LOC125799481 gene encoding IgGFc-binding protein-like: MAMRGTLLGFTALLFCGMSFAGPTGRQFAISFMQNYMETRHEPRRFLVEVFNPSVKLSASVRVTALGNVYEKTVQPGQGEFFELPNEVEMFGSAKNQQTVQVESDQDILVSSLNYKIFSTGASVIYPVNEWGTEYYVFTPRTPKSRKTIPNAYKEFSISNYKDKNSVQVHLTSGVIFQGQSYPKGSTLVIDLEPFESVQIQTEEENERRLYNPHVGDLSGSRIIAQRPVAVFTGHSCTWFYTGCDHVYEQLLPVSSWGKEFIVVSIAYQKPQNKFDTVHVQASQNTLVTVSGQDGTASEKQMKAGEMYEIHLKWPESLYITADQGIQVLYEFNGGINKEGVLNDPFLMNILSTDHFSTSYTLVTQPGFTNEALVVMHSKDIDGLKLNNPLRSEDLMWNTIGRTEYSWTQLSCGVESSFHQVSHPYSPFGLYSFGVSRVNGYGTSAFSNIRVEIQDCSTIICLEGESCEMVGNKAFCHIIQPSTTPPPPSTALPIPTTPPIPPTIPPPPTTALPVPTTPPIPPTTTTTTTTTTPTPPTTTTTTTTTTTTTPTPPTTTTTTTTTTTTTTPTPPTTALPISTTLPILPTTTTPPTTTITTTPTPPTTTTTTTTPTPPTTTTPSTTTTTAPSIHPPSVPVGTCWVMGDPHYRTFDGTYYNFMGNCMYIMAKNCREDSEHPAFEVQAKNQRVGSSKSTSVEMVKITVYKTTVTIVRHQTGLVIINNSLWNLPITLDNNRVKLTQSGLSVVLETDFGLSVQYDWEQYLVVKIPESFMGRMCGMCGNFNGKKDDDLTTPSGSVASSIPALGKSWRVPGLPEDSTCTDDCTGQCESCKSEPWYDLLAAKGFCGFVAILSHGPLRKCNTLIDTDVFYKNCLLDYCMGKGYKTFLCRTAQTYTDACQRSGIQVYDWRNLLGCPNPQCTENSHFEYCGTPCPATCENPDAPATCKVAYCVQACVCNEGYYRSGNKCVPKAQCGCVYSADGEKRYLEANQTFWADDTCQKQCTCNPNTKQVDCKATSCPFGQECKVVKNIRNCYPVSTGTCNIYGDPHYNTFDGSTYTFQGTCTYTAAQGCHLEGTQLTPFEVVVENERWYGIQLSPNVSAAKVVAVEVYGMTLVLRRNQLHQIMINGILTNIPVNLNEGKVIVQQEGYQNVITTDFGLRVAYDMVFHVSITLPSSYHGKTCGLCGNFNGNKNDDYMLPDGKETKNIQTFGAAWMVAVPGVVCDDGCSGDFCPKCPADKKAIFENDCSIITNPDGPFAACHSVIKPESYFRDCVYDVCMGDGDSDMLCHSIAAYMIDCQDFGVTVENWRTTTFCPLKCPANTHYEICAQSCDTPCPGLTEIINCDVQICAEGCMCNSGFYNDGTGCVKADQCSCYENGHTYKIGQTVITEDCQERLTCLPSGEVKHESMKCNNDEVCRVKDGVLGCHQMQCMMEAGGSFTLFSGEAWTFTSTGAFDLVKVCDDAVELEWFRVVVQVQACGQTGLREVVALHVFFEAMSITVSAKQEIWVNGKKKATVERNGISVSVQEGIVVITKGSELTVSYSLSEEIIVTVNEDMAGQVCGACGKLSANQPITVNNKDQSSYMNKNKALDFPQCGM, encoded by the exons ATGGCGATGAGAGGGACACTGCTTGGTTTTACAGCCCTGCTGTTCTGTG GTATGTCCTTCGCTGGGCCCACTGGAAGACAGTTTGCTATATCCTTCATGCAGAATTACATGGAAACACGGCATGAGCCTAGACGATTTCTGGTTGAGGTTTTTAATCCATCTGTCAAACTGAGCGCCAGTGTGAGAGTAACAGCGCTGGGAAACGTCTATGAGAAAACTGTGCAACCAGGACAAGGAGAATTCTTCGAGCTGCCCAATGAGGTGGAGATGTTTGGAAGTGCAAAAAACCAACAAACAGTACAAGTGGAATCTGACCAAGACATTTTAGTGTCATCTCTCAACTATAAGATCTTCTCAACAGGTGCTTCAGTAATCTATCCTGTCAACGAATGGGGAACAGAGTACTATGTTTTTACCCCAAGGACACCGAAGTCCCGTAAGACAATTCCAAACGCCTACAAAGAGTTCTCCATCAGCAACTACAAGGACAAAAATTCAGTTCAGGTCCACTTGACCAGCGGAGTGATATTCCAGGGGCAAAGTTACCCTAAAGGAAGCACACTCGTAATTGATTTAGAACCTTTTGAGAGCGTCCAGATCCAAACTGAAGAAGAAAATGAACGAAGACTATATAACCCCCATGTAGGAGATCTGTCAGGCTCCAGAATTATAGCTCAGAGACCGGTGGCAGTCTTCACAGGCCACAGCTGCACCTGGTTTTATACTGGATGTGACCATGTGTATGAACAACTACTTCCTGTCAGCAGCTGGGGGAAAGAATTTATTGTTGTATCCATTGCCTACCAGAAACCTCAGAACAAATTTGATACCGTCCACGTTCAAGCTTCTCAAAACACATTAGTGACAGTGAGCGGTCAGGATGGAACAGcctcagaaaaacaaatgaaggcTGGAGAGATGTATGAAATACACCTGAAATGGCCAGAATCCCTGTACATCACTGCTGATCAAGGCATTCAAGTGCTTTATGAGTTTAACGGCGGAATCAACAAAGAAGGAGTGCTGAATGACCCTTTCCTGATGAACATCCTGTCAACTGACCACTTTAGCACATCCTACACACTGGTCACGCAACCTGGTTTCACAAACGAAGCATTGGTAGTAATGCACAGCAAGGACATTGATGGACTGAAATTAAACAACCCCCTGAGGTCAGAAGATCTTATGTGGAACACCATTGGCAGAACTGAATACTCATGGACACAACTGAGTTGTGGTGTGGAGTCAAGCTTCCATCAGGTTTCCCATCCATACTCGCCGTTTGGCCTCTATAGCTTTGGCGTGTCCCGTGTCAATGGTTATGGGACCTCAGCCTTCAGCAATATACGAG tTGAAATCCAAGACTGCAGCACCATCATATGTTTAGAAGGTGAAAGCTGTGAAATGGTTGGCAATAAAGCCTTTTGTCACATAATACAACCCTCAACTACACCTCCACCTCCCTCCACAGCTCTACCTATACCTACAACTCCACCTATACCTCCCACTATACCTCCACCTCCCACTACAGCTCTACCTGTACCTACAACTCCACCTATACCTCccactacaactacaactaccaCAACAACTACACCTACACCtcccactactactactacaactacaactaccaCAACAACTACACCTACACCtcccactactactactactacaactacaactaccaCAACAACTACACCTACACCTCCCACTACAGCTCTACCTATATCTACAACTCTACCTATACTTCCCACTACAACTACACCTCCCACTACAACTATCACAACTACACCTACACCTCCCACTACAACTACCACAACAACTACACCTACACCTCCCACTACAACTACGCCatccactaccaccaccactgcCCCCTCTATCCATCCCCCTTCTGTACCAGTGGGGACTTGCTGGGTCATGGGTGATCCACATTATCGCACATTTGATGGCACCTACTACAACTTCATGGGCAACTGCATGTACATCATGGCAAAGAACTGCCGTGAAGACAGTGAACACCCAGCCTTTGAAGTACAGGCCAAGAATCAACGCGTTGGCAGCTCAAAATCCACTTCTGTAGAGATGGTGAAAATTACGGTCTATAAAACCACTGTCACCATTGTCCGGCACCAAACTGGGCTTGTTATA ATTAACAACTCACTGTGGAACCTTCCCATTACCCTGGACAATAACAGAGTGAAACTCACGCAGAGTGGTCTCTCAGTAGTTCTGGAGACAGACTTTGGTCTATCAGTGCAGTATGACTGGGAGCAATATCTGGTGGTGAAGATCCCAGAAAGCTTTATGGGAAGAATGTGTGGAATGTGCGGAAACTTCAACGGGAAGAAGGATGATGACCTCACTACTCCCAGTGGCTCTGTGGCGAGCAGTATTCCAGCACTGGGAAAGAGCTGGAGGGTCCCAGGTTTACCTGAGGATTCCACCTGCACTGATGATTGTACAGGgcagtgtgagagctgtaaaTCAGAACCATGGTATGATCTCTTAGCAGCAAAGGGTTTCTGCGGCTTTGTTGCGATTCTCTCTCACGGTCCACTCCGAAAATGCAATACTCTTATTGATACTGATGTGTTTTATAAGAACTGCCTGCTGGACTATTGTATGGGAAAGGGATACAAGACTTTTCTGTGCAGAACTGCACAGACTTACACGGATGCCTGTCAACGTTCGGGAATACAAGTGTATGACTGGAGAAACCTCCTTGGCTGTC CTAACCCACAGTGTACTGAAAACAGCCACTTTGAATACTGTGGAACTCCATGTCCTGCCACCTGTGAGAACCCTGATGCTCCTGCAACATGCAAAGTGGCCTACTGTGTGCAGGCCTGTGTCTGTAATGAGGGATATTACCGCAGTGGTAACAAGTGTGTTCCTAAAGCTCAGTGTGGCTGTGTGTACAGTGCTGATGGGGAGAAACGCTACTTGGAAGCAAACCAGACCTTTTGGGCAGATGATACCTGCCAAAAGCAGTGCACCTGTAATCCAAACACCAAACAAGTGGACTGTAAAGCAACCAGCTGTCCATTTGGGCAGGAGTGCAAAGTCGTCAAGAACATTAGAAACTGCTACCCAGTTTCCACAGGAACCTGCAACATCTACGGTGACCCCCATTACAACACTTTTGACGGCAGCACCTACACCTTCCAAGGCACTTGCACTTACACTGCTGCTCAAGGCTGCCACCTGGAGGGAACCCAACTCACTCCATTTGAAGTTGTAGTAGAGAATGAGAGATGGTATGGGATCCAGCTAAGTCCAAATGTTTCTGCAGCTAAAGTTGTTGCTGTGGAGGTGTACGGTATGACCTTAGTGCTGCGGAGGAATCAGCTACACCAGATAATG ATAAATGGGATCTTGACCAACATCCCTGTGAATCTGAACGAGGGAAAAGTGATAGTCCAGCAGGAGGGATATCAAAATGTTATCACGACAGACTTTGGCCTGAGAGTCGCGTATGATATGGTTTTCCACGTCAGCATCACACTGCCCAGCAGCTACCATGGGAAGACCTGTGGCTTGTGTGGAAACTTCAATGGTAACAAGAACGATGACTACATGCTGCCAGACGGTAAAGAAACCAAAAATATTCAGACATTCGGAGCTGCGTGGATGGTGGCTGTTCCTGGTGTTGTGTGTGATGATGGCTGCAGTGGAGACTTCTGTCCAAAGTGTCCTGCAGACAAGAAAGCTATATTTGAAAATGACTGCAGCATTATAACCAACCCTGACGGTCCATTCGCTGCTTGCCACAGTGTCATTAAACCTGAATCCTACTTCAGAGATTGTGTCTATGATGTCTGTATGGGTGACGGAGATTCAGACATGCTCTGTCACAGCATCGCTGCTTACATGATCGACTGCCAGGACTTTGGAGTCACTGTTGAAAACTGGAGAACAACAACATTTTGCC CTCTCAAATGTCCTGCAAACACCCACTATGAAATCTGCGCTCAGTCATGTGACACGCCCTGTCCTGGACTCACTGAAATCATTAACTGTGATGTTCAGATCTGTGCTGAAGGCTGTATGTGTAACTCTGGATTTTATAATGATGGGACAGGATGTGTTAAAGCAGATCAGTGCAGCTGTTATGAGAATGGACACACATATAAG ATTGGTCAGACTGTCATTACAGAAGACTGTCAGGAGCGTCTGACTTGTCTTCCCTCTGGTGAAGTAAAGCATGAGAGCATGAAGTGTAATAATGATGAAGTTTGCAGAGTTAAGGATGGAGTACTTGGGTGCCATCAAATGCAATGCATGATGGAGGCTGGAGGCTCCTTCACGCTCTTTAGTGGAGAAGCATGGACTTTCACATCTACAGGAGCTTTTGATTTAGTGAAAGTGTGTGATGACGCCGTGGAGCTTGAATGGTTCCGTGTGGTGGTGCAGGTGCAAGCCTGTGGGCAGACAGGTCTGAGGGAAGTTGTTGCTTTGCACGTGTTTTTTGAAGCTATGTCTATTACTGTCAGTGCAAAGCAGGAGATCTGG GTCAATGGTAAGAAGAAAGCTACTGTGGAAAGAAATGGAATCTCAGTGAGCGTTCAAGAGGGAATTGTTGTCATTACTAAGGGATCTGAACTCACAGTGTCCTACAGTTTATCAGAGGAGATTATAGTGACTGTGAACGAGGATATGGCTGGTCAAGTTTGTGGAGCCTGTGGAAAACTCAGTGCTAATCAACCCATCACTGTTAACAATAAGGACCAAAGCTCCTACATGAACAAGAACAAAGCACTTGACTTTCCACAATG tgGGATGTAA